The proteins below come from a single Serpentinimonas raichei genomic window:
- a CDS encoding Wzz/FepE/Etk N-terminal domain-containing protein, translating to MTRHGGSVGDPRPWPSGLAYTPSTSPHMNPNEMTGPADDEISLLELWQILVGRKWLILISFAACVGAGAAYAFLKAPVYEASVLLRVGQFSTNAGQPVLLESMNELSSRVTIAHGASIAEGVKRPRPFITEAVVQRGSTTTLQLTAEADTPEQAAQFLQGVVAEVKRAHAADFQDNVALINERLRTLVERRSALQKQYDEITQLIEQLKERNPVQASLVMMERGPLSNTINELDAERLRLSQQLGPLQSRPTVLLGEIVAPTQASEPKKALVLAIAALLGLMGGVMLAFGLEFVAKAKASKPKA from the coding sequence GTGACACGGCATGGCGGTAGCGTGGGCGATCCTCGACCTTGGCCCAGCGGCCTTGCGTACACGCCGAGCACATCCCCCCATATGAACCCAAATGAGATGACCGGCCCAGCCGACGACGAAATCAGCCTGCTTGAACTGTGGCAGATTTTGGTTGGCCGCAAGTGGTTGATATTGATAAGTTTTGCAGCCTGCGTTGGCGCTGGTGCCGCGTACGCTTTCTTAAAAGCGCCGGTTTATGAAGCCAGCGTGTTGCTGCGGGTGGGTCAATTCAGTACAAATGCCGGGCAGCCTGTTCTGCTAGAGAGCATGAATGAGCTGTCGAGCCGAGTCACGATCGCACACGGCGCAAGCATCGCAGAAGGAGTCAAACGGCCGCGGCCGTTTATCACCGAAGCGGTGGTGCAAAGGGGTTCTACCACCACGCTGCAGCTCACCGCCGAGGCCGATACGCCAGAGCAGGCTGCACAGTTTCTGCAAGGGGTGGTAGCCGAGGTCAAGCGCGCACACGCCGCAGACTTTCAAGACAACGTCGCCCTAATCAACGAGCGCCTCCGCACCCTGGTTGAGCGTCGCAGTGCGCTGCAAAAGCAGTACGACGAGATCACCCAGCTCATCGAGCAGCTCAAGGAGCGCAACCCGGTGCAGGCTTCGCTGGTGATGATGGAGCGCGGCCCACTGAGCAACACCATCAACGAGCTCGACGCCGAACGCCTGCGCCTGTCGCAGCAGCTAGGGCCGCTGCAAAGCCGCCCCACTGTGCTCTTGGGCGAAATCGTGGCCCCTACTCAAGCCTCAGAGCCCAAAAAGGCACTGGTGCTGGCCATAGCGGCTCTGCTGGGGCTAATGGGCGGCGTCATGCTTGCCTTTGGGCTGGAGTTTGTGGCCAAGGCCAAGGCCAGCAAACCCAAGGCCTGA
- a CDS encoding IS1380 family transposase, with amino-acid sequence MPDFVIKQLPYDLSQHAGLALIGKYLKRINLNALVDPAYPVRSGIANSDILKSYLGLLCLGKNDFDAIEGQRQDTFFTRALGLRSVPSSPTLRQRLDTHAPAWFDLIDDINTAVLSLKLEGQPIDFGALPCAYVPLDIDTFAMDQSGTAKEHVGRTYAGVDGYCPLVAYLGTQGFCLEFALRPGTQHSASETEYNIERLLPLAAKVTAAAQPPLLLRADSGFDSAKLMCAIARQAKALQREVAWLIKWNPRSTPVETIAQARVADANTAWTVLRPGKRQCLWEQSVAIRDGNESLKARRVYRLTERTVDKRGQQMLLPEYVLEGWSTTLPESFTPEQVIALYAEHGTHEQFHSEFKTDMDLTRLPSGKFDTNYVVCALAAVAMNLLRLVGQHTLHGPDAPVRHSAQRRRIRTVIQELMFKAARMVDHARQWVLGLGANDRAFAVFERHWRALDAL; translated from the coding sequence ATGCCCGATTTTGTCATCAAACAACTGCCCTACGACTTGAGCCAGCACGCTGGCTTGGCCCTGATTGGCAAGTACCTCAAGCGCATCAATCTCAACGCCTTGGTCGACCCCGCTTACCCCGTGCGCAGCGGCATCGCCAATAGCGACATCCTCAAGAGCTACCTGGGCCTGCTGTGTCTGGGCAAGAACGATTTTGATGCCATCGAAGGCCAGCGCCAAGACACTTTCTTCACCCGCGCCTTGGGCTTGCGATCGGTGCCCTCGTCGCCCACCCTGCGCCAGCGCTTGGACACCCACGCGCCAGCTTGGTTTGACTTGATCGATGACATCAACACCGCGGTTTTGAGCCTCAAGCTCGAGGGCCAGCCCATCGACTTCGGGGCGCTGCCCTGTGCTTATGTGCCACTGGACATCGACACCTTCGCCATGGACCAAAGCGGCACGGCCAAGGAGCATGTGGGGCGCACCTATGCGGGAGTGGACGGCTACTGCCCGCTGGTGGCCTACTTGGGCACCCAAGGCTTTTGCCTGGAGTTTGCCCTGCGCCCGGGCACCCAGCACTCGGCCAGCGAGACCGAATACAACATCGAGCGGCTGCTGCCGCTGGCGGCCAAAGTCACGGCAGCGGCCCAGCCGCCCTTGCTGCTGCGGGCCGACTCGGGCTTTGATTCGGCCAAGCTGATGTGTGCCATCGCCCGACAAGCCAAAGCCCTGCAGCGCGAGGTCGCGTGGCTCATCAAGTGGAACCCGCGCAGCACGCCGGTAGAGACCATCGCCCAGGCACGGGTAGCCGATGCCAACACCGCTTGGACGGTATTGCGCCCCGGTAAACGCCAGTGCCTGTGGGAGCAAAGCGTGGCCATCAGAGACGGTAACGAGAGCCTCAAAGCACGCCGCGTGTACCGCCTGACCGAGCGCACCGTTGACAAACGGGGCCAGCAGATGCTGTTGCCCGAGTATGTGCTGGAAGGCTGGAGCACCACCTTGCCTGAGTCGTTCACGCCCGAGCAGGTCATTGCCTTGTACGCCGAGCACGGCACGCATGAGCAGTTTCACTCGGAGTTCAAAACCGACATGGATCTGACCCGGCTGCCCTCGGGCAAGTTCGACACCAACTACGTGGTGTGCGCGCTGGCGGCCGTGGCGATGAACCTGCTGCGCTTGGTTGGCCAGCACACGCTGCACGGGCCCGATGCACCGGTGCGCCACAGCGCGCAGCGCCGTCGCATCCGCACGGTGATACAGGAGTTGATGTTCAAGGCCGCCCGCATGGTGGACCATGCCCGCCAGTGGGTGTTGGGCTTGGGGGCCAACGACAGGGCCTTTGCGGTGTTTGAGCGCCACTGGCGCGCGCTTGACGCGCTGTAG
- a CDS encoding ABC transporter permease: MRLINRLPSSGLRIGLMWLPFLLALIVYVIASDARLADNPDDKLLPSLAQMADAMQRYALQEDARTGNWLFWTDTLASLQRLILGMLIATVVALVMGICLGAIPLVSATFSPAVAVISMIPPLAILPVLFIVFGLGELSKVMLIVIGIAPVMTRDLEQRAREIPLEWLIKAQTLGANTWTLILRVILPHLMPRLLIALRLALGSAWLFLIAAESIASTEGLGFRIFLVRRFLAMDVILPYVAWITLLAWLMDQSLKKLTSALFPWHEGR; encoded by the coding sequence ATGCGCCTGATCAACCGCCTTCCCAGCTCCGGTCTTAGGATCGGACTGATGTGGCTGCCGTTCCTGCTCGCGTTGATCGTCTATGTGATTGCGTCAGACGCCAGATTAGCGGACAACCCGGACGACAAGCTGCTGCCCAGCCTTGCCCAGATGGCCGATGCCATGCAGCGCTACGCGCTACAGGAAGATGCACGGACTGGAAACTGGCTGTTCTGGACCGATACCTTGGCCAGCCTTCAGCGATTGATCTTGGGCATGTTGATCGCTACCGTGGTAGCGCTCGTGATGGGCATATGCCTAGGTGCCATTCCGCTGGTTAGCGCAACGTTTTCGCCTGCAGTGGCGGTGATTTCGATGATTCCGCCCCTAGCCATTCTGCCTGTGCTGTTCATCGTATTTGGTCTAGGGGAGCTGTCCAAGGTGATGTTGATCGTGATCGGCATCGCCCCGGTGATGACGCGAGACTTGGAGCAAAGGGCGAGGGAGATTCCTCTAGAGTGGTTGATCAAGGCGCAGACCCTAGGGGCCAACACCTGGACCTTGATCTTGCGCGTCATTCTGCCGCACTTGATGCCCCGTTTGTTGATTGCACTGAGGCTGGCATTGGGATCGGCGTGGTTGTTTCTGATCGCTGCCGAGTCCATCGCCTCCACCGAAGGGCTGGGTTTCCGCATCTTTCTGGTCCGGCGTTTCTTGGCCATGGATGTGATCCTCCCCTACGTGGCTTGGATCACGCTACTGGCTTGGCTCATGGATCAGTCACTCAAGAAACTCACCAGTGCCCTGTTCCCCTGGCACGAAGGGCGCTAA
- a CDS encoding ABC transporter ATP-binding protein, whose translation MAFINVNNLWMSYGEQVVLERINLKIQEGEFCTMVGASGCGKSTFLRLLLGQEKPTKGSITLGGQPLAAEPNASRGIVFQKYSVLPHLTVLDNVALALELPKSRWFGRLFGQAKTTAREEARVMLDKVGLGPALAKYPNQLSGGMQQRLAIAQALMGKPRILLLDEPFGALDPGIRKDMHQLLQELWAQTRLTVFMVTHDLSEGFLLGTRLLVFDKVRIDPHAPQAYGAAITYDIPLNQGRSAVLGALNVVRNRQETATTPQGTPA comes from the coding sequence ATGGCCTTTATCAACGTCAACAACCTTTGGATGAGCTACGGTGAGCAAGTGGTGCTTGAACGCATTAACCTAAAGATCCAAGAGGGCGAGTTCTGCACCATGGTAGGTGCCTCCGGTTGCGGTAAGTCGACCTTTCTGCGACTGCTGCTGGGCCAAGAAAAACCGACCAAAGGCAGCATCACTTTGGGTGGACAGCCCTTGGCTGCCGAGCCCAACGCCAGCCGCGGTATCGTGTTCCAGAAATACTCGGTGCTACCCCATTTGACGGTGCTCGACAACGTGGCGCTGGCCCTAGAACTGCCCAAGAGTCGGTGGTTCGGCCGCCTGTTCGGACAAGCCAAGACCACCGCGCGCGAAGAGGCCCGCGTGATGCTTGACAAAGTCGGACTAGGTCCCGCTTTAGCAAAATACCCCAATCAGCTATCGGGCGGGATGCAGCAACGTCTGGCGATTGCCCAGGCCCTGATGGGAAAGCCCCGGATCCTGCTTCTCGATGAACCTTTTGGCGCACTGGATCCGGGTATCCGCAAAGACATGCACCAACTGCTGCAAGAGCTGTGGGCACAGACCCGTCTCACGGTGTTCATGGTCACGCACGACCTGTCCGAAGGTTTTCTATTAGGCACTCGCTTGCTGGTTTTCGACAAGGTGCGCATCGATCCCCATGCTCCCCAAGCCTACGGCGCTGCCATCACCTACGACATCCCACTAAACCAGGGTCGCAGCGCCGTGCTGGGCGCACTGAATGTGGTTCGCAACCGACAAGAAACGGCGACCACGCCACAAGGAACACCTGCATGA
- a CDS encoding urea amidolyase associated protein UAAP1 gives MNTSMDVPAPATDIPNPPADNPVDNLSWWTSFPVDSTADLKAEEVLWSEMLPGGHHWSWRLQRGRALRFVALEPNVNLSMVLYAAHDKLERYNMPDSLKAQHTAHYSQGHVLMTDMGRALASVTHDSLGWHDPLGLLLDNTRLEMRYGECRYQTHRNAMFRSAKDGLLTEIGKYGLSARDLTICVNWFSKVSVDAQGGFVYHPEHCQTGHWFELRCDMDTLIAVSSAPHPLDSRPTYSPGCIGVVARQVGAAPADDVCRRLRPENARAMHNTDMFHA, from the coding sequence ATGAACACCTCGATGGACGTCCCCGCACCGGCCACCGACATCCCCAACCCCCCCGCCGACAACCCGGTGGACAACCTAAGCTGGTGGACCAGCTTTCCCGTTGACAGTACCGCCGACCTCAAGGCCGAAGAGGTGCTGTGGTCTGAAATGCTGCCAGGCGGCCACCATTGGTCTTGGCGCCTGCAGCGTGGTCGAGCCCTGCGCTTCGTGGCCCTAGAGCCCAACGTGAACCTCAGCATGGTTCTCTATGCTGCGCACGACAAGCTCGAGCGCTACAACATGCCCGACTCGCTCAAGGCCCAGCACACAGCCCACTACTCGCAAGGGCACGTGCTCATGACCGACATGGGTCGGGCGCTTGCCAGCGTTACCCACGACAGCTTGGGCTGGCACGACCCACTTGGCCTGCTGCTTGACAACACTAGGCTGGAAATGCGATATGGCGAGTGCCGGTACCAAACGCACCGCAACGCCATGTTTCGAAGTGCCAAGGACGGCCTGCTTACGGAAATCGGCAAATATGGCCTCTCTGCTAGGGACCTAACCATCTGCGTGAACTGGTTCTCCAAGGTGAGCGTGGATGCGCAAGGCGGCTTTGTCTACCACCCAGAGCACTGTCAGACCGGCCATTGGTTCGAACTGCGCTGCGACATGGATACCTTGATCGCGGTCTCCTCCGCTCCGCACCCGCTGGACTCACGCCCCACCTATAGCCCAGGCTGCATCGGCGTTGTGGCGCGGCAGGTTGGTGCAGCACCTGCCGATGACGTATGCCGCCGCCTTCGCCCGGAAAACGCCCGGGCAATGCACAACACCGACATGTTTCACGCCTGA
- a CDS encoding urea amidolyase associated protein UAAP2 — MRLTESQLDPEQAIWRKTHPAGEPILFKVKQGQTLRIIDLMGNQAVDVIFYAADDLAEHYSATDTMLAQGGLYLTTGSSLVSNAGRSLLTIVADTCGRHDTLGGACAAESNTVRYALQKKFMHNCRDNYLIAMQRADMGLTKRDLVPNINFFMNVPVTQSGELKFDDGVSGAGKYVEMLADTDVWVLISNCPQLNNPCNAYNPTPIELLVWDPA; from the coding sequence ATGCGCCTGACCGAAAGCCAGCTCGACCCCGAACAGGCCATCTGGCGCAAAACCCACCCCGCGGGTGAGCCCATTCTGTTCAAGGTCAAACAAGGGCAGACCTTGCGCATTATCGACTTGATGGGCAACCAAGCTGTCGACGTGATCTTCTATGCCGCAGACGATCTTGCCGAGCACTACAGCGCGACCGACACCATGCTGGCCCAGGGTGGCCTCTACCTGACCACCGGCTCAAGCCTGGTGAGCAACGCGGGACGCTCGTTGCTCACCATCGTGGCCGACACCTGCGGTCGCCACGACACCCTAGGCGGCGCCTGTGCCGCCGAGAGCAACACCGTGCGCTACGCCCTGCAAAAGAAGTTCATGCACAACTGTCGCGACAACTACCTCATCGCCATGCAGCGTGCCGACATGGGGCTGACCAAACGCGACCTAGTGCCCAACATAAATTTCTTCATGAACGTGCCGGTCACGCAGTCCGGTGAACTCAAGTTCGACGACGGGGTGTCCGGGGCAGGTAAATACGTGGAAATGCTAGCAGACACGGACGTGTGGGTGCTGATTTCCAACTGCCCCCAGCTGAACAACCCCTGCAACGCCTACAACCCAACCCCCATCGAACTTCTGGTCTGGGACCCGGCGTGA